The genome window CATGAAGCGTAAAAATCTGATTATACAACTCAGGGGAGACAAAATCAGGGTCAGGGGTAGCCAACTCCGTGCGTACTACCTCCGCAAAAGCTCCGCCGATGAAATAAAACAAAAATGAAGTTACCAGATACTGAATACCGATTACTTTGTGATCGGTATTAAAGGTAAAGTAATCAATTAATTTACGCTCCTTATGGTGCGTATTTTCCGAAATACTGTTTGTCGTCATAAAAAAAATATTGCTATGAAAAATTTTGAGAAACTACAAAAGATTATTAACGAGAAAGTTTAGGTATGATACTGAGGATTAAAAATGTAGAAAAATAAAAATGTTTTCACAAAAAAACAGTTAATACAGACACTACACTAAGATCATAAAACCTCATAATTGTCAATTATCAATTGTTTCAAAACATCCTCATCAATACCTAAATGATGGGAGTGCATTTCTAAACGACTTTCATACGTCATCGGTGCCGATAAACTTGCTATGGTATCAGCCTTTTCTTGGGCATTAGCGAAAGTATTATCCTGTACCCATTGCTCATACTCCTCCTCACTATGGACATAGAGGAAAGTTTTCATACCACCATGGTAAGGGCCACACAACTCCGCACAAATAATAGGATATTTACCCTCCCTATTGGCGGTAAAAGTCAAATTAGAATCCCTACCCGGTAAAACATCTTGTTTTAACCTAAGCTGAGGTACCCAAAAAGCATGGATAACATCCCCAGCCTTCATGTTTAACTTAACCCGCTTATTTACAGGCACATGAAGTTCCCCAGAAACAATGCCATTATCCTGCCCCGTAAAAATCCAAGCATACTGAATCCCATTAACATCCACCTCCATATCAGCATTAGCATTACCAATGCCTAAAGATAAATGTCCTTGGTGAGGATTATAGGCAACCATTTTTCCTTGATTGCTACCCTGGGCCATCTGCATTTCTTGGGGATAATCTCTGGAAGTTTCAGGATCTAAACCCCCCAAACCGTTATATACTTCAAAACTATATAATGCCAAAATAAAGACAATTACCGTAGGAATAGCAGTCCAGACAATCTCTAGGGGTACATTTCCTTCGATGCCTGGCCCATCGGTTTGATCTCCTTTTTTACGCCTAAATTTGATCATGCAATAGACAATTACCCCTTCTACAATGAGGAATAATCCCGTGCCAATGGTCATCATTAGGTTAAATAATTCGTCGACGTCTTGTGCTCCTTGAGATGCTTCTATGGGCATCAGACCATGATTTTGTCCGTACCACAAACTGATCAGGGTTAGAGCAATTCCTGCTATCAGCGTGATAATATTACCTGGAATATTCACAATTATTTATCCTAATCTTGTTCGATAATTTAATCATCTAGTTCCTAGGATAAGATAATTTTCTCGATCTGTTACGGATTTATTATGTTTGTGTGACTATTCTTTAGGTTTTTTTTAGGTTGTGCCTTGGATTCAAGGGATATTGTTAAAAATACTTATTTTGATGGTTCTACTAACAATCCTAAGTCAAGTAAGGACATTTGTTGTGGAGATGAATGGTGTTGTATTCTATGATCAGGATTAAAAAATTGCTCCTTAACCTGTTTTGCTATTTCCTCAACCATTGGAACAACTATTGAGTTTCCTACTCTGTTATAAAGTTTTCCCTTACTACCGACTAATTTAAAATTATCAGGAAAACCCATTAAGCGATAACATTCTCTGATGGTTAATTTTCTCACTTTTCCATCGTGTAGGATATAGTATCTACCTGCAGATTCTTGAGAAGATAAAGTCGGGTGAGTACCTTCGGAGGAGTAAATTCGGTTTGGCTGTTTATGTACTCTTGATAAATGCTTTGTGTTAGGACGGATGCCATTTACTCTTATCTTTTTATTCCTATAACCAGCAAAAATCAAGCCTGATACTTGTTGTTTAGGATTATTAATTAACGTATAATCTTCTTCTTTTAAATATTCAAATTCTTGTTTATTATCATCTTCTAAAATATCTTTAAGTTTTGGTGATGGAAGTTTTGTTAATCTACAAAAATCAAACTTTATATTATCTAAGAAGCCAATAATAATGGTTCTTTCTCTATTTTGTGGAACTCCAAAATTAATGGCATTTAATAAACTCCAATTAGTTGTATAGCCCAGGCTATTTAAAGTTGTTAATACGATCGCCAAAGTTTTACCATTATCATGATTCTTAAAGTGTTTTACATTTTCTAAAACGATAACTTTTGGTCTATGATATTCAACAATTTTAGCAATATCAAAAAATAAAGTTCCCCTAATATCATTAAATCCTTTTTTTTCTCCAGCAATACTAAAAGGTTGGCAAGGAAATCCAGCTAGTAAAATATCAAAATGGGGAATTTCTTTAATGTTAATTGCTTGTATATCTCCTGCTGGTAATTCACCAAAATTATGAAAATACATCTCTCTGGCATGGGAATTCACTTCTGAGCTAAAAACACATTTAAACCCAATGTTTGCAAACCCTATTCTAAACCCCCCTATTCCTGCAAATAAATCAATAAATTTATACATTATCTTCTAAGTTTTGTATTAGTTCACTCCATTTTTGTTTATGAATAATTTTTAATTCTGAGTCATTTTCCATGAGATGAGAATATAGATTAATGAATTTATCTAAACTAGAAATTAATCTTAAGTAATATTTGAGTGTCGGAATTATTCCATTGACTATAATTTGACAGCCATGATTGTTTTTCACCTCATTGATAATATCATTAATAATATTAAAATCATCTTGCTTAACTTCTAAATACGATAGAATATAATACCTTTCTGGATTATATTTTATAATTTTTTCTTGGGCAATTCTGACTATATTACCATCAATAGGTTTATCTAATTTAATTTCTAAAACTTCAAATAATTTTTCTTGCTTAATAATTTCAATATCTCCTGCACTTTTAGAACTTTTATCAGAAGCAGTATGACTTCCTAACGGTTTTAATTGACAGCCATTATATCTTGTCATTTCTTCCATTAAGATTTGATAAATACCATAAAAAGCCAATACTGGTAATTTAGAACCACCAAAAATGTTATAGTTAAAAGAAAATTGATAATTTAAAACATTTATAACTTTAGAAATAGTTAGTTTATCTGGATTAATTAAAGGTTGAATAACAACTTCATTTTGTTTTTGAATATTAATTATTTTTTTAAATAATTCCACTAATATATATTTGGGATTAACTCTTTCAACTTCTATGGTATTAACTAATTCTAAAAATGCTTTTTTAACCTTTTTATTTCCTATTTTTCCTTGATAGTCTAAGGTGTAAGGATATGGTTGTTCTAATGAACGAGTTGTCCAACCACTTTCTCGCATTGCTGGTAAACCCAATTGTCTTAATGTTGGCGAGATATATTTAGTATCAATAACTCTTCCTGAGAAACCATTTGCAATTTGTTTTTGATGATTCCTAATATCTTGTTGAGGATGTATAATTTTATAAATAGACAAGGTAATTAAAACAGTATAAACAGCCTTTTGACTAAAACATTTTTCAGCAATAATCTTTATATTATTTAATGTTTTTTCATTGAATTCTGCTTTATAACAATTTCCTTGTTTTGCTTCATTATAAATAGATATTAATAGTTTTTTGTAGTTCATTCTTCTAACATTTCTGATAGGGTCATCCATTTTTCTGTGGCGGTATCTAATTCTTTATTAATAGTGGACAATTCTTGAGTTAATTGTTGTAAGTCCTCGTAATCTATTTCTTTATTTTGATACAGTTTATTTTCTATATTCGCTTTTTCTTCTTCTAAATTGGGAATAATTTTATTCTCTAATTTGTCCAGTTCTCTGAGTTCAAAGTTAGATGGTTTTTTGTTTGATTTTTTATTTTTAGTTTCTTTTTTGTTACTATTTTCTTGTTTTTTCTTGTTTTTTTCAACGGCTTTAATTTCCTCTAATACTTCTTTTTCTCTGGCTTCTTGTCTTCTTTTATACTCTAAATAAATGGAATAGTTACCTGGATATTGCTTTAATGTGCCGTCTTGTTGGAAAGCAAAAATTGTTTCAACGGTGCGATCTAAAAAGTAACGATCATGGGATACTACTATGACACAACCTTTAAAAGATTCGATATATTCTTCTAAAACAGCGAGGGTTTGTACGTCTAAGTCGTTGGTAGGTTCATCGAGGATTAGTACGTTAGGATTACTAATGAGCATCCTGAGCAAAAATAAGCGTCTTTTTTCTCCCCCTGATAGTTTCTCGATGGGGGCGTATTGTTGATTGGGGGTAAATAAAAATCTTTCGAGGAGTTGACCTGCACTAATTTGGCTACCGTCGGAGGTTTCGATGTAGGTGGCTACTTCTTTAATATATTCGATCGCCCTTAATTGATTTTCTTTAGCGGTAATTAAATCATCGGAATGTTGGTCAAAGTAACCAATTTTAATAGTACCCCCGATGTCCACATGACCATCGTCTGGCTCAATTTTACCCATGATCATATTCATGAGGGTTGATTTTCCTACCCCATTTCCGCCGATAATGCCTACCCTGTCATCGGGTTCAAATATATAGGTAAAATCATTAATTAAAGTGCGATCGCCATAACTTTTGCCAATACCGTGTAACTCAATTACTTTTTTACCGATACGACGACTAGGGGTATCAATTTCCACCTTCCCTTGAGCCTTCCGAAACTGCTTATCCTTCATGTCCGAGATGCGATCAATCCTTGCCTTTTGCTTCGTGCTACGAGCCTTAGGGCCTCTTTTAAGCCACTCCAACTCCCTGCGTAATACCCCTTGGTGTTTGCGCTGACTACTAGCATCAGACTCCTCTGCTAGGGCTTTTTTCTCAAGGTAATAACTATAATTTCCCGCATAACTAAAAATTTCTCCCCTATCTACCTCTAATATACGGGTAGTTACTTGATCAAGAAAATAGCGATCGTGGGTAATGAGGAAAATCGCCCCCGTAAACTGTTTTAAATACTCCTGTAACCACTCCACCGACTCCGCATCAAGATGGTTAGTAGGCTCATCCATTAATAATAAATCAGGTTCAGCCATCAACACCGAAGCTAGGGCAACCCGTTTACGATAACCCCCCGACAGACTGCCCATTTTGGCATCAAAATCCTGAATCCCCAATTTATCAAGGATAATTTTGGCTTCTGCTTCCAGATTCCAAGCATTGTGACTGTCAATTTTTTCCGTAACCCTTGCCAATTGCCCCATCAACTGCTCTTGGGTGGCTTCATCTGCTTGGGCTATGTGGTGGGATAAATCCTCATATTCCTTTATCCACTGCATTTGTTCCCCGCAATCAGCGAACACCTGTTCTAATACCGTATGGTCAGGGTTAATATCTGGTTGTTGGGGTAGATAGATAATTCTCCCCCCCGACTTTGTCACCATTTCTCCCCCGTCAGTGGGTTCAATTCCTGCCAACATTTTGAGGAGGGTTGACTTTCCAGCGCCATTCACCCCAATCAAGCCCACCTTGTCGTTATCTTCAATGCTGAAACTAGCATCCTTAATGATTTCTTTGATGCCAAAGTCTTTCTTGAGGGATTGAACAGTTAAAATGGTCATGCTTAATTATGGTAACGGGAAACTTGTCTCTAGTTTATATTAATCTTCCATTATTTGTAAGGCATTTATTCTCTAGCAAAGAGTTTAAACCCCTTATCAAATAACTAGCTTAAAATGATTTTTTGTACTCTATTATTAGACACAATAAAACTATGACTTGACTTGAGCGTATAAAGCCTTAAACTTTCTTTGTTGCTCTTTATGATCAACTATGGGGGTTACATATGCGTAGCTCCTCGCATCCATAGGCAGTATCTTACCTGTTACCAGCTCCCCCGTATCTAAAGAGCTAATTTCGGGCAACCATTGGCGAATATACTGGGCTTCTGGGTCGAATTTTTGGGCTTGGGAAGAGGGGTTAAAAATTCGCAGGGGTTTGGGATCCATTCCACTGGATGCACTCCACTGCCAACCGCCATTATTAGCAGCCAAGTCACCGTCATAGAGTTTTTGCATGAAGTATTTTTCCCCCCAACGCCAATCAATAATTAAGTCTTTGGTAAGAAAACTGGCGACTATCATGCGACAGCGATTGTGCATCCAGCCTGTTTCGTTTAGTTGACGCATGGCAGCATCTACGATGGGATAACCTGTTTTGCCTTCACACCATGCTTGAAATTTTTTCTCGTCATTTTCCCAAGGAAAGTTTTTGAAATGTTCTCTATATGCCCCTTGGGCTAATTCAGGGAAGAAGTATAGGCAATGTTGATAAAATTCTCGCCATGCTAATTCTTTCCGCCATGCGGTGATGTTTTCCCTTGCTTCATCACTCTGGGTGTTTTCCCATTCTGCGACGGTTTTTTGCCAAATAGTCCTAGGTGCGATCGCACCAAATTTAAGAGCAGCACTTAATAAAGAAGTACCATCAACCGCAGGGAAATTACGATTCTCATCATAGTTTACCAGTAAATCAGAACAAAAATAATCTAATCTTTTTAAAGCTGCATTTTCTCCGGGGGATAACACCAAATTTCTTTGCCAACCATAACCCAATTCCTCTGCGGTAGGTAAATCAATTGCCCCCATTTTTTTGACTATTTTTTGTTCATTTTCATCCAAACCAATTAACGATGAAGGAGCAGTAAAAGGCAGCTGTTTTTCTAGTTTTTCCCAGCTACGCCAAAAAGGTCCATACACGGTATAGGGAGTGTTATTGCTTTTGGTTAAAACATCTCCGGGGGGGTGCATTAATTGATCCCAAAAAACGTTATAGTTTATGTTTTGTTTTTTTAAAATACTAGCAATTTCCCTATCTCTATTTCTACTATAAGGCTCTACATCTTTATTCCAAAAAATTGATTCAACTTGTAATTTATCAGCTAATTCAGGAAGAATAATTGTAGGATTACCTCTAAATATTAGAAAATTTCCTCCCCTTTCTTGGTAGTTTTTTCTCAATTCATCTAAACAACCAAGCATATATTCTATTCTTGCTGGTGCTATATCATCTCTATTTAATATATTTGTATCTAAACAAAATACTCCAACTATCTTTTTACTTTTTTTATTAGCTTCATACAGGGCTAAATTGTCATTTATTCTTAAGTCTTTTCGATGCCATAATAAAATTAAATTATTCATAAATATTCTCTGGTTTTGTCAAATTTTATCATATTATGTATATTCATATTTTTTAAAATAAATATATTTGTCAACACAGATGTTTTACTTTTAAAAAACATAGCTTTTCTATATATTTTTACTATAAACAC of Cyanobacterium sp. HL-69 contains these proteins:
- the coxB gene encoding aa3-type cytochrome c oxidase subunit II CoxB, which codes for MNIPGNIITLIAGIALTLISLWYGQNHGLMPIEASQGAQDVDELFNLMMTIGTGLFLIVEGVIVYCMIKFRRKKGDQTDGPGIEGNVPLEIVWTAIPTVIVFILALYSFEVYNGLGGLDPETSRDYPQEMQMAQGSNQGKMVAYNPHQGHLSLGIGNANADMEVDVNGIQYAWIFTGQDNGIVSGELHVPVNKRVKLNMKAGDVIHAFWVPQLRLKQDVLPGRDSNLTFTANREGKYPIICAELCGPYHGGMKTFLYVHSEEEYEQWVQDNTFANAQEKADTIASLSAPMTYESRLEMHSHHLGIDEDVLKQLIIDNYEVL
- the dcm-2 gene encoding DNA (cytosine-5)-methyltransferase 1, encoding MYKFIDLFAGIGGFRIGFANIGFKCVFSSEVNSHAREMYFHNFGELPAGDIQAINIKEIPHFDILLAGFPCQPFSIAGEKKGFNDIRGTLFFDIAKIVEYHRPKVIVLENVKHFKNHDNGKTLAIVLTTLNSLGYTTNWSLLNAINFGVPQNRERTIIIGFLDNIKFDFCRLTKLPSPKLKDILEDDNKQEFEYLKEEDYTLINNPKQQVSGLIFAGYRNKKIRVNGIRPNTKHLSRVHKQPNRIYSSEGTHPTLSSQESAGRYYILHDGKVRKLTIRECYRLMGFPDNFKLVGSKGKLYNRVGNSIVVPMVEEIAKQVKEQFFNPDHRIQHHSSPQQMSLLDLGLLVEPSK
- the dcm-3 gene encoding DNA (cytosine-5)-methyltransferase 1, which gives rise to MNYKKLLISIYNEAKQGNCYKAEFNEKTLNNIKIIAEKCFSQKAVYTVLITLSIYKIIHPQQDIRNHQKQIANGFSGRVIDTKYISPTLRQLGLPAMRESGWTTRSLEQPYPYTLDYQGKIGNKKVKKAFLELVNTIEVERVNPKYILVELFKKIINIQKQNEVVIQPLINPDKLTISKVINVLNYQFSFNYNIFGGSKLPVLAFYGIYQILMEEMTRYNGCQLKPLGSHTASDKSSKSAGDIEIIKQEKLFEVLEIKLDKPIDGNIVRIAQEKIIKYNPERYYILSYLEVKQDDFNIINDIINEVKNNHGCQIIVNGIIPTLKYYLRLISSLDKFINLYSHLMENDSELKIIHKQKWSELIQNLEDNV
- the uup gene encoding REG subfamily DNA binding protein Uup; translation: MTILTVQSLKKDFGIKEIIKDASFSIEDNDKVGLIGVNGAGKSTLLKMLAGIEPTDGGEMVTKSGGRIIYLPQQPDINPDHTVLEQVFADCGEQMQWIKEYEDLSHHIAQADEATQEQLMGQLARVTEKIDSHNAWNLEAEAKIILDKLGIQDFDAKMGSLSGGYRKRVALASVLMAEPDLLLMDEPTNHLDAESVEWLQEYLKQFTGAIFLITHDRYFLDQVTTRILEVDRGEIFSYAGNYSYYLEKKALAEESDASSQRKHQGVLRRELEWLKRGPKARSTKQKARIDRISDMKDKQFRKAQGKVEIDTPSRRIGKKVIELHGIGKSYGDRTLINDFTYIFEPDDRVGIIGGNGVGKSTLMNMIMGKIEPDDGHVDIGGTIKIGYFDQHSDDLITAKENQLRAIEYIKEVATYIETSDGSQISAGQLLERFLFTPNQQYAPIEKLSGGEKRRLFLLRMLISNPNVLILDEPTNDLDVQTLAVLEEYIESFKGCVIVVSHDRYFLDRTVETIFAFQQDGTLKQYPGNYSIYLEYKRRQEAREKEVLEEIKAVEKNKKKQENSNKKETKNKKSNKKPSNFELRELDKLENKIIPNLEEEKANIENKLYQNKEIDYEDLQQLTQELSTINKELDTATEKWMTLSEMLEE
- the phrB gene encoding deoxyribodipyrimidine photolyase PhrB translates to MNNLILLWHRKDLRINDNLALYEANKKSKKIVGVFCLDTNILNRDDIAPARIEYMLGCLDELRKNYQERGGNFLIFRGNPTIILPELADKLQVESIFWNKDVEPYSRNRDREIASILKKQNINYNVFWDQLMHPPGDVLTKSNNTPYTVYGPFWRSWEKLEKQLPFTAPSSLIGLDENEQKIVKKMGAIDLPTAEELGYGWQRNLVLSPGENAALKRLDYFCSDLLVNYDENRNFPAVDGTSLLSAALKFGAIAPRTIWQKTVAEWENTQSDEARENITAWRKELAWREFYQHCLYFFPELAQGAYREHFKNFPWENDEKKFQAWCEGKTGYPIVDAAMRQLNETGWMHNRCRMIVASFLTKDLIIDWRWGEKYFMQKLYDGDLAANNGGWQWSASSGMDPKPLRIFNPSSQAQKFDPEAQYIRQWLPEISSLDTGELVTGKILPMDARSYAYVTPIVDHKEQQRKFKALYAQVKS